A region of Moorena producens PAL-8-15-08-1 DNA encodes the following proteins:
- a CDS encoding PAS domain-containing protein, with translation MNTTQSHIKSTETMAEAESALKIWFSLSLDLLCTFGQNGYFQQLNPAWEKVLGWTCSQLRSRPWIEWIYPEDREFTLNALRDCGQGKLVEYRNRLYHKDGSLRWLAWRISQDEQGLLYAVAKDITSIKQLESGLDYGNSTGSYKGSKGFENLNLDQQNFKSDFALLTEWLYRYEAVSQISGHLLYEWNTQTNELIWGHNIEQVLGYYPGELTNTGQGWDELIYPDDLERYRHTIERVIVTKEPFDIEYRIRKKDGTYITVENKGQFYLDSSGNLNRLLGLIVDITERQQAEEALRLSEKRFRLAVDNYPGTFIIYDAQRRLQFINQQGVKLTGVADSPLLGHTDEEIYPPVFKDIYVKLLQKAVETRMPQVEELTLTLPEVGGLTVLATYIPLLDEQENIYQVIGIIQDTTQRKQAEVELRQAYQQLRLNTEAALDQKEAKFRRVFDEAPIGMSLSDLDYQFIQVNRAFYEMLGYTKSELMALNGLAITHPEDLEQAKPYIRQVIQGEIDSFKLEIRYRKKNQDTLWGNLTMMAMRNQAGEILCILSMVEDITERKQAEQAVRHSEERFRAIIEDQTELICRLKLDGTLTFVNDAYCRYFDKDRSELVGKVFLPKMPPEDEDIVTRNFRSLSVDNPINTYEHRVLLDSGEIRWQQWSDRAMFDEHGQFIECQAVGRDITELKQAEADILNALAKEKELGQLRSGFVSLVSHEFRTPLTTIQSSAQMLQRYQEKLSPEKKQKHHDKIQHAVVRMTQLLDDVLTIGKADAGKLKFEPESMDLVALCQDILENIKINLGSKHNLMFISHGSCQDALIDERLLSHVVNNLLLNAIKYSPEGGTIKFELNCNSSNAVIQVQDQGIGIPIKDQEKLFESFERASNVGSIPGTGLGLAIVKKCLDLHNAKIAVNSEVGVGTTFTVTLPLHFATNQNN, from the coding sequence ATGAACACCACTCAGTCTCACATAAAAAGTACTGAAACAATGGCAGAGGCAGAGTCCGCCCTAAAGATCTGGTTTTCTTTATCACTTGATCTATTATGCACCTTTGGTCAAAACGGATATTTTCAACAACTTAATCCGGCTTGGGAAAAGGTTCTAGGTTGGACTTGCTCCCAATTGCGATCGCGACCTTGGATTGAGTGGATTTATCCAGAAGATAGGGAATTTACTCTCAATGCCCTTCGTGATTGTGGTCAAGGAAAACTAGTCGAATACCGGAATAGATTATACCACAAAGATGGTAGCTTGCGTTGGCTCGCTTGGAGAATTTCACAGGATGAACAGGGTCTTCTCTATGCTGTTGCTAAAGATATCACTAGTATTAAACAGCTAGAATCGGGATTGGACTATGGTAACTCTACTGGCTCCTATAAAGGCAGTAAGGGCTTTGAAAATCTAAATCTAGATCAGCAAAACTTCAAAAGTGACTTTGCTCTATTAACGGAATGGCTTTATCGCTATGAAGCGGTTAGTCAAATTAGTGGTCATCTGCTCTACGAATGGAATACCCAGACCAATGAATTGATTTGGGGTCACAATATTGAACAAGTATTGGGTTATTACCCAGGAGAACTCACCAACACTGGGCAAGGGTGGGATGAATTAATTTATCCTGATGATTTAGAACGATACCGACACACCATTGAACGGGTGATTGTCACTAAAGAGCCTTTTGATATTGAGTATCGGATCCGTAAGAAGGATGGCACATACATCACCGTTGAGAACAAAGGACAGTTTTACCTAGATAGTTCAGGTAATCTCAATCGTCTGCTGGGGTTAATTGTTGACATCACGGAGCGCCAACAGGCAGAAGAGGCATTACGCCTAAGCGAAAAACGATTTCGCCTAGCAGTGGATAATTATCCCGGTACATTTATTATCTATGATGCCCAGCGGCGGCTCCAGTTTATCAATCAACAAGGGGTTAAGCTAACTGGAGTGGCTGATTCACCACTACTGGGTCACACTGACGAGGAAATCTATCCTCCTGTATTTAAGGATATCTATGTGAAACTGCTACAAAAGGCTGTGGAAACCCGGATGCCACAAGTGGAAGAACTGACTTTGACTTTGCCAGAGGTTGGTGGACTCACTGTCCTCGCTACCTATATTCCCCTGCTAGATGAGCAAGAAAATATTTATCAAGTTATCGGGATTATCCAAGATACTACCCAGCGCAAGCAGGCAGAGGTAGAACTACGGCAAGCCTATCAGCAATTGAGACTAAATACAGAAGCCGCGTTAGACCAGAAAGAAGCAAAATTTCGACGGGTGTTTGATGAAGCACCTATTGGAATGTCACTATCAGATTTGGATTATCAGTTTATTCAGGTGAATCGGGCTTTTTATGAAATGCTCGGATACACCAAGTCTGAACTAATGGCTCTCAATGGTTTGGCAATTACTCATCCTGAAGACCTAGAACAAGCCAAGCCTTATATTAGGCAGGTCATACAAGGAGAAATTGATAGTTTTAAGTTAGAAATACGTTACCGTAAAAAGAATCAAGATACCCTCTGGGGTAATTTAACCATGATGGCTATGCGAAATCAAGCAGGAGAAATCCTGTGTATTTTGAGCATGGTTGAAGACATTACAGAACGCAAGCAGGCAGAGCAGGCGGTGCGACACAGTGAAGAACGATTTCGTGCCATCATTGAAGATCAAACTGAACTGATCTGTCGCTTGAAACTTGATGGCACCCTAACGTTTGTCAATGATGCTTACTGCCGCTATTTTGACAAAGACCGCTCTGAATTAGTAGGGAAAGTATTTTTGCCAAAAATGCCTCCGGAAGACGAAGACATTGTTACCCGGAACTTCCGTTCTCTTTCCGTAGATAATCCGATCAACACTTACGAACACCGAGTTCTTCTCGACTCTGGAGAAATTCGCTGGCAGCAGTGGAGTGATCGAGCTATGTTTGATGAACATGGCCAGTTTATCGAATGCCAGGCGGTGGGAAGGGATATCACTGAACTCAAGCAAGCAGAAGCAGATATTCTTAATGCATTGGCTAAGGAAAAAGAACTGGGTCAACTCCGCTCAGGTTTCGTTTCATTAGTTTCTCACGAGTTTCGCACGCCACTGACTACCATTCAATCTTCTGCTCAAATGCTGCAACGCTATCAGGAAAAATTGTCCCCTGAGAAAAAACAGAAGCACCATGATAAGATTCAGCATGCTGTGGTCCGGATGACTCAACTTTTGGATGATGTTCTAACGATTGGGAAAGCGGATGCTGGTAAACTCAAGTTTGAACCAGAATCCATGGATTTAGTGGCTTTGTGTCAGGACATACTCGAAAATATTAAAATTAACCTGGGTTCTAAGCATAACCTGATGTTCATTAGTCATGGTAGCTGTCAAGATGCCCTAATCGATGAAAGACTGTTGAGTCATGTTGTTAACAATTTGCTCTTAAATGCGATTAAATATTCTCCAGAAGGAGGTACGATAAAATTTGAACTCAATTGCAATTCTTCGAACGCAGTAATCCAGGTTCAAGATCAGGGGATCGGCATTCCTATAAAAGACCAAGAGAAACTATTTGAGTCCTTTGAAAGAGCAAGTAATGTTGGCAGTATCCCTGGGACTGGACTGGGTTTAGCAATTGTCAAAAAATGTTTAGACTTGCACAATGCTAAAATTGCTGTAAACAGTGAAGTTGGGGTGGGAACGACATTTACGGTTACCCTACCGCTGCACTTTGCTACGAACCAAAATAATTAA
- a CDS encoding C40 family peptidase, producing the protein MVLLEQLRANDLEYYCRANLNLYDSPNCKRLTTQAATGRHFRVKSVPPVGNALEVRLCEDNYSGWLPVSDLALLEIAKTPYRPISLSPAQIQARIKAVIGFTKAAMDQNPYYLWGGTVAPNYDCSGLMQAAFAASGIWLPRDSYQQAAFTQTIRMEQLQPGDLVFFATGQKVNHVGLYLGDGDYIHSSGIDHGRNGIAIDQLSEQGDEITKYYYRQRYGAGRVVTSYQP; encoded by the coding sequence ATGGTTTTGCTTGAGCAATTACGAGCCAATGATTTAGAATACTACTGTCGTGCTAATCTCAACCTCTATGATTCGCCCAACTGTAAGCGTTTGACAACACAAGCAGCTACAGGAAGGCACTTCCGGGTCAAGTCTGTCCCGCCTGTCGGTAATGCCTTAGAAGTACGTCTGTGCGAAGATAACTATTCTGGTTGGTTGCCTGTGTCGGATTTGGCTCTACTGGAGATAGCTAAGACTCCTTATCGCCCCATTTCTCTGTCTCCAGCTCAAATTCAAGCACGAATAAAAGCGGTAATTGGGTTTACTAAAGCAGCAATGGATCAAAATCCCTACTACCTTTGGGGGGGTACAGTAGCTCCCAACTATGACTGTTCAGGGCTGATGCAAGCAGCGTTTGCAGCATCGGGGATTTGGTTACCCAGAGATTCCTATCAGCAAGCAGCTTTCACCCAAACCATTAGAATGGAGCAACTACAACCAGGGGATTTGGTCTTTTTCGCTACCGGTCAAAAAGTTAACCATGTAGGATTGTATCTAGGTGATGGTGATTACATTCATAGTTCGGGTATTGATCATGGTCGAAATGGGATTGCAATTGACCAGCTTTCAGAACAAGGGGATGAGATAACAAAGTATTATTACCGACAGCGCTACGGAGCTGGGCGAGTTGTGACAAGTTATCAGCCCTAG